CAGAACAGCTAACTAAGGCTCTCAATTGGTGAGAACTGACAAGTGAGAACCCACACCTGCCTGACTCAATACGCCGACTCAGTCAAACATATATGTCTACCGTCCAAACACAACAAATCCATTAGGGACGACAATTCATATTTGGATCGAGCCAAGGATATTATTATAAGATTTatgtattaactttaaatcgacatatttaattaaacatatacAAGTCGAATTTCTAGATCGTATCAAAAATTGACACTCTTAAATACCACGCATGTTGGGTTTGAATAATGtcatttgaatttagtcattgagtttttaatttcaagaatatggtctttaggttttgcacaaattttaaataggttcatttgtcatttttttttttccttaaaatcagTAGTTTGTAATATTTCatgtgtctcaattgacacaTCAGCGGCCATATTAACATCTAATATCAATGCCACATCGGCGTCCATATTAGCACCTAATATCAATGCAtccatagaagaaaaaaaaaaagaaaaagaagaagaagacctaactctataaataaaaaccatCTTATTCGTCATCCTAATCTTCTAAATTTGTAACATTAGATGAAAAACTGTTAACTTTGATGCTGACATAGACATTAACATTATATTGGGTGTTAACATGAACCCTACAATGTTAAATAAAACACATATGACAAATGAAAAAATCGTTAATTTTGACCGTAAACTACTAGAgaaatcaatttgaaacttaCGCGAAACCTAAggaccttattttttaaattgaaaacttaaagactaaattcaaatcaaatgaaaacttagagaataaatatgattttttcctTAACTAAATTTTTCGTCCCCTCAATTTGCAcccattaatttttattgatgGAGGAAAGGGAGTCTCCACCCACCaggaaatagaaaaagacaaaagacaaaagaaaagtttttgAGTCCTAAAACTCGTGCCTGAAAAGTCAAACTTAGGTGGGATTTCATTTTCACAGGCTGCAGCTGTCTTGAACAATGTACAGTGCCAAGGCACTTACTGTTGATTGGCAAACCTTGGAGCAATCTGCAAGAGTCAAAGCAGCAGACCATTCTTTATTCTATTGCTCAATCCTGTTTGTTTGTATCCATGCGTACTTCATGGGTTCCTTGACCTTGACCTAGGCAGCTACATGAGTAACAGGAACCTCAAATCTTTGGaggaataataaatatatatatatatatatatatatataagattttcTAATAAACATTTTCTATTCAAAGGTTGAAAGGTTGAACTTGAGAGAGTTTATGTTTGAATCAAACTCTCAAAAAGCGTCTCAGTGCTCCGTGTGTTTAGGTTGTATCTCTTAAATCACCATTTCCCTTTCTCATTACTCATTAGATGTTTGGGTTTTTTAGATAAAGGTCCTTCCAGAAGATGTGACTTTCAAGATTatctttctcaaaaaaaaaaagactattaAGATTATCGTTAATTTGTATGagtttgaatatatataaatcgtaaaccctaaaatcCTATTACTTTGAAGTTTTGAACCCTAAtcacaaaaggaaatgaatgaAGTCATTGCAATTCTGCAGAACCAAAAATTATGACTTGGCGAATTGATAATTTCTCTTTGCGAACTAAGACTCCacgtgtaaagatgcttttggCTTCTTCGTTAAACCTCCTTGTCTCTTTTTGTCTTGACTTGGATAGTCATTGCCTTtgaatagaaaacaaaatggGGGTCCGGTAAGCATCTTGGGGACTGGGGAGCCTTCTCGCAATTCACTTACCCCACTAGCAAACAAAACTGAGGGGATTGTTTGTCTTTGTTAAGGATATTTCTCATGGGGATGGGGCCGATGGGCTGAGTTTCTTCGAGATTTCCTGAAGTTCGCTGTCAGAATTGTGAGAGAGCATATGGGCCTCAAACTTCGGGCTGCTGGGAATAAATAATAGTATTGCGTGGCAGCGAATCTCAGAAAATTCTCATTCGCATTACATAGGCATACCTTAGAATGACCCTAAGGATTTTACATTCTTCAGATCTGTCAAAACAAAATCTTTGTTCGAAAATTGAAGGAACTAGAAATGATCCTGATCCAAGTTTTGTTTAGGAAAGCATATCATGAATTTCTCATGGCAAAGGAGCTTAAATCACCAAGTTGGCATCAAACCTCCCAGGCATGCAATTTGAGACCAACTTCAAACGAAACTAGTATGCTTAGGAAATCAGAATGCGTAATTCCATCAAAAGTACAGCTTTTTTATAAACAAAGGTAGCATATAAGTAGGCTTGGGACCAATTATACTTGGCTGAAGGAAAAAGAGATAATAGCCTATAAGTACATCCAATACCAATTCACTTTGCTAATTGAAGCCCCAAATACAAATCAGCAGGCCTGACCATTTGAACAATTCAAAGTAACTATAAATCAGCATCGTGAAACCCACTGCTAAAGCTTACAACTCTTATTCTAGAATTTTCTGTAAATTTATGCAGGATTATGAAATAAAGTAAGACTTTGTGTGGCCTTAAGAATGTTATAgctgcttctttttcttctcaaaataatgGTGGCTTCGCTGGAAGTTCAATACTGCCCACACCAAATGCCATAAACCTAACTCTGGCCATAATGCAGTCGGAGAGTAGAATGGACAGTTAGCGGTCTGCCAAAGGAGAAAGTTGCTGAGGCGGTTCTCACCAGAAGTTCGGATCAGGATGTCGGGTTCAGGTGCCACTGACATGTACATGTGCTTCTCAATGTCTAACACCTTGATAGTAGGAAGCACCAATTGCTTCTTTTTGCTCTCTTCATCTCCTTCAATCACACCATTGCAAGTTCTACTCACAACTTCATCCCACTCATCTTCACTGGATCCTTGAATAGCATGCACAATGGCTCCATTCTTCTCTTCAACTCCAATCAGACCACTGCAAGCTGTAGTTCTGTTCAATGCTCCGAATTTACTCGAGCTATTTTCACAAGATCCTTGAAGATTGCTTGCAATGGCTTCATTTATTTCCTTGTCCTCTTCTACTCCAGGCACACTTCTGATAACTTTACTTGCATTCGGTGCTTCAATTTCATTCCTTTTAACCTTGCAGGATTCTTGAACAGCATGCACAATCTCATCATAAGAAGTATAGGCCACACAGATTAAAAGTACAACCTTGGTGTTGTTGGCAGTAGCTGCCATTGCCTTCTCAGCTGCAACCCTGACAGGCTCATTCAAAAGTTTCAGGTTTCCTATAAAATATATTCTGACACCATATTGGTTCACAATACTTCCTTCCTTGAGCAGCTCTTCAATCTTTTCTAGCATTAGATCCATCAAGGAGTGAACCTCTTCAGGACGCCTTTTGAAATTGTCAATGCTGAAGGCGTACACTGTTAAGTATTTCACTCCCAATTCACAGCAGTAACAAAGCATCTTCATGAGAGTGAGATACCCAGCCTTGTGGCCAGCCCCTTCTGCCATGTTCTGCTTTTTTGCATACCTTCGGTTTCCATCCATGATGAAGGCAATGTGATTGGGAAGGGGACCCACAGACAGAATACTAAAAATGCCTTTTCTCAAAAAACTTCCCAGACCCCCAGCCAATTGGCTTACACTATCATCTCTAGCTTTCTCCATTATATGAACTGGCAGAGAACCTTAATCGCCAGGGCCAAAATAAGCCTGTTCAAGATATGGCTTTCAGTCCATATTGGTAGAAAATCCACACCCAACAGAGAGCAGAGAATAAAGCAAAGAAATTGTAAAAACAAATTCAGAAACGTGCTcgttttaaaattgaaatatagCAAAATTTCAATGAGGCAGCTCAGTCAGGGATATCTGTTCATGTACGTCTACAATATCAAGAAGTTGGACTCTCCATAATAGCAAAAGACCGCCGccgccgccccccccccccgcccccccaaatttattttttttctaaaacaaagCACTAAACTCATGCATTTAGTGAACTAAAAGGATATGGCTGAGGTGCTGTAAAAGCAAAAAACTATAGGAGATCTTCTATAGCTTTTCAAGAGTCCAGATTTAATTTCACTCACTCTCTTTCTCATGAAAAGCtcaaaattaaatctaaaacgTAGAAAAAACTACATGCTAGTCTTTTTTACATCACCTAATTAAGCCAAATCCACTTTTGAGAATAGTTTCATACCATTTGGATGGTACAAAGTGACTCGGTCAACTAGTCAGCAGACTGGGCACAGCTTGCCCATGAATGTGTTTGACAACAAACAGTCAAAAGAAGACTAAAACTTGACAGATAAGTAAATTAAATACACGCAGCAATTCATCAAACAGTATTGAGGACATCCCAAGTCACCCAAATGTTGAGATATTCTTTGAAGCCCATTTGAAAGCATCATTCTTAGTATATAACTTCATGATGTTGACGATTCGATACGATGATATATTGATATAGCTACACATGCagaatcggaatttctctatctattcattttccttgttCTTGGAGCTAAAAATTTCTAATCTAAACCTTCCTTTTTGGCTCCACTTACTAGCcaagaaaaataaggaaaagaaaaaaggaactaaattatttgatttctatgctttaattttcataaaacatttaatttgatttatttatttatttattttgttcctTGCATTTCTGAGCAACCacgaaaaaacaaagaaaaatataaatgggCAAGTATGAAGAAGTGCAAAACTAAAATCCTCTACTTTCTAAGAAATATGAAATGACTTACATGAATATTCAAATTCCCGTTAAAACTCCAcaatcaaactaaaaatggCCATGACTATCTGGGTCACCGTCTATACGCTAGCGATCGAAAGAAGTATAACGAGACTTGAAACCTGccaaaaatttaatcaaataccAAGGTCATGGTTAGTGCGCcacagacatatatatatatatagagagagagagagagagagagaggactttGGTAATCGATCATTTTAACGAAAACccagaaataaaactgaataaattaaagtgggaaTCAACAGTACATAGAGAGCAACCAACGAACGGGGTGTTTTCTGAGAAGCGAAGCAGTTGAGGAAGAAAGAGACGCACCTTGTACcaagtgtgagagagagagagagagagagagagagtagaacCACATAAAAACAATGACTCAAAAAGCGAGGGTTTAAGAACGGTCCAGaaggaagaaaacagaaaaaaagtTGAGGTCGCACTAGCACGGTACTTGCACCAGTGGCTGAGTTGgcgggaaaaaacaaaaatcctgcGCTATGGACATAGGGCGGCGACATCATTCCCACAGATTTAAATATAAGATGGGTTTGATAGGTTCACCTACTGAGTTAAGGGTATCTTGTACAGagaatttttaataattttacttAGTTAGGGGTATCTTGTTTAgagatttttaataattttacttTATGGACATAAGCCTTCCTATTTTCATTGGATTGCACCATCTTTCTATATGGATTTGATGGGTTCGGCTTAATTGTGGTTGATTTGATTGTCACCAAATCtaattgatttgattgtaaACTAAatcattgatttgattaccatattcaTATACTCAAatactcctataaatatgagtaCTATATATCGTAAcattatcaagaaaaataaaagtaggtTTTATCTTGTGAACGTAAAGCATAGATCAAACCATGTAAAATCtattgtttctattttcttttaattcagtttttatttttatttcattattcttttctttcaagataaagattttcaacaattttgcaCCCTGAACATATGCCTTTCTATGTTCATTGGCCGGCCCCATATTTCCACAAATTTAAATACAATGCGTACGGACAGCTGAGGGTTTGATGGAGTTCACCAACAGAGTTAGGTATATTTTGGGTAgagattttcaacaattttgtaGGCCTATGTTCATTGGACGGCCCAtattttcacaaatttaatacaACGCGTACGGACAGCCGAGGGTTTGATGGGGTTCACCAACAGAGTTAGGTATATTTTGGGTagagaatttcaacaattttgtaGGCCTATGTTCATTGGGCGGTCCCATATTTTCACAAATTTAAATACAATGCGTACGGACAGCTGAGGGTTTGATGGGGTTCACCAACAGAGTTAGGTATATTTTGGGTAgagattttcaacaattttgtaGGCCTATGTTCATTGGACGGCCCCATATTTTCACAAATTTAAATACAACGCGTACGGACAGCCGAGGGTTTGATGGGGTTCACTAACAAAGTTAGATATATCTTTTGGATAGAgatttttca
Above is a genomic segment from Alnus glutinosa chromosome 12, dhAlnGlut1.1, whole genome shotgun sequence containing:
- the LOC133851311 gene encoding dehydrodolichyl diphosphate synthase CPT3-like yields the protein MEKARDDSVSQLAGGLGSFLRKGIFSILSVGPLPNHIAFIMDGNRRYAKKQNMAEGAGHKAGYLTLMKMLCYCCELGVKYLTVYAFSIDNFKRRPEEVHSLMDLMLEKIEELLKEGSIVNQYGVRIYFIGNLKLLNEPVRVAAEKAMAATANNTKVVLLICVAYTSYDEIVHAVQESCKVKRNEIEAPNASKVIRSVPGVEEDKEINEAIASNLQGSCENSSSKFGALNRTTACSGLIGVEEKNGAIVHAIQGSSEDEWDEVVSRTCNGVIEGDEESKKKQLVLPTIKVLDIEKHMYMSVAPEPDILIRTSGENRLSNFLLWQTANCPFYSPTALWPELGLWHLVWAVLNFQRSHHYFEKKKKQL